From one Flavobacterium sp. N502536 genomic stretch:
- a CDS encoding DUF1843 domain-containing protein encodes MGVIMPYGVAIREALVSNDLAKMEAIAKQAKQTIKDQGDLTVALLDLLDAIDSLKKKK; translated from the coding sequence ATGGGAGTAATCATGCCTTACGGTGTCGCCATTAGAGAAGCTTTAGTCTCTAATGATCTGGCCAAGATGGAAGCTATTGCCAAACAAGCGAAGCAAACAATAAAAGATCAGGGTGATCTGACTGTTGCTTTACTGGACTTGTTAGACGCAATAGATTCTTTAAAGAAGAAGAAATAA
- a CDS encoding DUF1843 domain-containing protein: MATVLYGVGIREAIASNDLEKMVAVAEQAKKTIRDQKDLHVALVELLDAIDALKKKR, from the coding sequence ATGGCAACAGTACTTTACGGAGTAGGAATCAGAGAAGCGATTGCTTCGAATGATTTGGAAAAAATGGTTGCGGTAGCTGAACAAGCTAAGAAAACCATAAGAGACCAAAAAGATTTACACGTAGCATTGGTAGAATTGCTTGATGCAATTGATGCTCTGAAAAAGAAAAGGTAA